The proteins below come from a single Streptomyces sp. B3I8 genomic window:
- a CDS encoding PIG-L deacetylase family protein, translating to MTRVLVIAPHPDDEVIGCGGSIAKLAQSGAEVTVVIVIRRERGLADREVTDEEFAAETTEACRVLGVKRCITLDAPSRDFAADRQLHLAIVRVLREVCPDRVYVPHRDDGDMEHRAVHRLGLESLWMAESDFFEEAGPPTPPPSLVLGYEVWAPLGEAQYTEDITHQIKLKVEAMRCYRSQLRHAAWDEAVRGLASYRAVISSGHGHSEAFEVIRMAGTRP from the coding sequence GTGACCCGGGTCCTGGTGATCGCCCCGCACCCGGACGACGAGGTCATCGGGTGCGGTGGCTCCATCGCCAAGCTCGCCCAGTCCGGCGCGGAGGTCACCGTGGTCATCGTGATCCGCCGCGAACGCGGGCTCGCCGACCGCGAGGTCACCGACGAGGAGTTCGCGGCGGAGACCACCGAGGCCTGCCGGGTGCTCGGCGTCAAGCGGTGCATCACGCTGGACGCGCCGTCCCGTGACTTCGCCGCCGACCGGCAGCTGCACCTCGCCATCGTCCGGGTGCTGCGCGAGGTCTGCCCCGACCGGGTGTACGTGCCGCACCGCGACGACGGCGACATGGAGCACCGGGCCGTGCACCGGCTCGGGCTGGAGTCGCTGTGGATGGCGGAGTCCGACTTCTTCGAGGAGGCCGGGCCGCCCACGCCGCCGCCGTCCCTGGTACTCGGCTACGAGGTGTGGGCCCCGCTCGGCGAGGCCCAGTACACCGAGGACATCACCCACCAGATCAAGCTGAAGGTCGAGGCCATGCGCTGTTACCGGTCCCAGCTGAGGCACGCCGCCTGGGACGAGGCGGTGCGTGGACTGGCGTCCTACCGGGCCGTCATCAGCTCGGGGCACGGCCACAGCGAGGCCTTTGAGGTGATCCGGATGGCCGGCACCCGGCCCTGA
- the vioC gene encoding arginine beta-hydroxylase, Fe(II)/alpha-ketoglutarate-dependent: MDTLSEEHVLMLTPDEAQRTAELTIGAAGRYTGDHDPALLLDLPRLAADLPVRTQRFLRTFAIDEPTGYCVVSGHLFDQDRIGPTPEHWRGRPRPNREFPEEILVLLYAGLLGEPFGWTTQQDGRLVHDIFPVRSHENDQLGLGSKELLTWHTEDAFHPHRGDYLVLASLRNPDKVATTVGSYAGGSLSEDDLEVLFEERFHIAPDESHLPKNNSSRADGDSERFATIERLIDERRPVAVLFGPRQEPYLRLDPFFMEVPEDDPEARRALGNLIAVIDSRLREVALEQGDCLVVNNHRAVHGRVPFTARYDGTDRWLKRINVTHDLRRSRAMRASAGNRLIG, encoded by the coding sequence ATGGACACACTCTCCGAGGAGCACGTCCTGATGCTGACCCCGGATGAGGCGCAGCGGACGGCCGAGCTCACGATCGGTGCCGCGGGGCGTTACACCGGCGACCACGACCCTGCCCTCCTGCTCGACCTCCCCCGTCTCGCCGCGGACCTCCCGGTACGCACCCAGCGCTTCCTGCGCACCTTCGCCATAGACGAACCCACCGGCTACTGCGTGGTCAGCGGGCACCTCTTCGACCAGGACCGCATCGGCCCCACCCCGGAGCACTGGCGCGGGCGCCCCCGGCCCAACCGTGAGTTCCCCGAGGAGATACTCGTCCTGCTGTACGCGGGCCTGCTCGGCGAGCCCTTCGGCTGGACCACCCAGCAGGACGGTCGGCTGGTGCACGACATCTTCCCGGTCCGCAGCCACGAGAACGACCAGCTCGGCCTCGGCAGCAAGGAGCTGCTGACCTGGCACACCGAGGACGCCTTCCACCCGCACCGCGGCGACTACCTGGTGCTGGCCTCCCTGCGCAACCCCGACAAGGTCGCCACCACCGTGGGCTCGTACGCCGGCGGTTCGCTCTCCGAGGACGACCTGGAGGTGCTGTTCGAGGAGCGTTTCCACATCGCCCCCGACGAGTCGCACCTGCCCAAGAACAACTCCTCCCGCGCCGACGGCGACTCCGAGCGGTTCGCCACCATCGAGCGGCTGATCGACGAACGCCGCCCGGTGGCCGTGCTGTTCGGCCCGCGCCAGGAGCCGTACCTGCGGCTGGACCCGTTCTTCATGGAGGTCCCGGAGGACGATCCGGAAGCCCGCCGCGCCCTCGGCAACCTGATCGCGGTCATCGACTCCCGGCTGCGCGAGGTCGCCCTGGAGCAGGGCGACTGCCTGGTCGTCAACAACCACCGCGCGGTCCACGGCCGAGTCCCCTTCACCGCCCGCTACGACGGCACCGACCGTTGGCTCAAGCGCATCAATGTCACCCATGACCTGCGCCGCTCCCGCGCCATGCGGGCGAGCGCCGGCAACCGGCTGATCGGCTGA
- a CDS encoding glycosyltransferase family 2 protein, whose product MTADEATPDGDRTERVLASTSVVIALRDDLRILDCIDSVDEDVEIVLALNGATDEIRRVLREHPRPLTVTEIPDAGNLGAAYNAGAEAAGGRYLLLMDSDCTFAPGVVRMMAAAAATDPVVKGQVVYGESGSLMSRLTARVREYDEGEYVSALSPPLIYDRAIVEHIGGYHFDGLIHWCEDREFDFRLQLAGIPVRHVPEARIFHDAQVGLQNMRSYFRYGVGEGIAQETGVFTTPAVPVLWRLYEASRTLVGCARHKGIGAAAYYALLKAAFHTGTLYHLARDPYGVRPRYPATAARARMLRAIPQHCAELTPAQRERLRRAHLRAGRRIVRLSDLTVLRPDSDPKPEPSSQAAS is encoded by the coding sequence ATGACCGCCGACGAGGCCACCCCGGACGGGGATCGCACCGAACGGGTGCTGGCAAGCACCAGCGTGGTCATCGCGCTCCGCGACGACCTGCGCATCCTGGACTGCATCGACTCCGTCGACGAGGACGTGGAGATAGTGCTGGCGCTCAACGGCGCCACCGACGAGATCCGCCGGGTGCTGCGCGAGCACCCGAGGCCGCTGACCGTCACCGAGATACCCGACGCGGGCAACCTCGGCGCCGCCTACAACGCGGGCGCCGAGGCGGCGGGTGGACGCTATCTGCTGCTGATGGACTCCGACTGCACCTTCGCCCCCGGCGTGGTCCGCATGATGGCCGCGGCCGCCGCCACCGACCCGGTGGTCAAGGGCCAGGTCGTGTACGGCGAGTCGGGCAGCCTGATGAGCCGGCTCACCGCCCGGGTGCGCGAGTACGACGAGGGCGAGTACGTCAGCGCCCTGTCTCCGCCGCTCATCTACGACCGGGCGATCGTCGAGCACATCGGCGGCTACCACTTCGACGGCCTGATCCACTGGTGCGAGGACCGGGAGTTCGACTTCCGGCTCCAGCTGGCCGGCATCCCCGTCCGGCACGTCCCCGAGGCCCGCATCTTCCACGACGCCCAGGTCGGCCTCCAGAACATGCGCAGCTACTTCCGCTACGGCGTCGGCGAGGGCATCGCCCAGGAGACCGGTGTCTTCACCACCCCCGCCGTACCCGTGCTGTGGCGGCTGTACGAGGCGTCTCGCACGCTCGTCGGATGCGCCCGGCACAAGGGGATCGGAGCCGCCGCCTACTACGCCCTGCTCAAGGCGGCCTTCCACACCGGCACCCTCTATCACCTGGCGCGCGACCCCTACGGCGTGCGGCCCCGCTATCCGGCGACCGCCGCCCGCGCCCGGATGCTGCGCGCGATCCCGCAGCACTGCGCCGAGCTGACGCCCGCCCAGCGCGAGCGACTGCGCCGAGCGCACCTTCGGGCCGGGCGGCGGATCGTGCGGCTC
- a CDS encoding class I SAM-dependent methyltransferase: MTTTAYDHWSDTYELFEGAMAKDTWRLGIGAELTKLAAPGPVRILDLGAGTGMGSRVLADLIPQGEVTSLDRSAAMLEHGGIPPELRIVGDMARFTAEPDSFDFVVSGFDALNYLTAADLAECLGNAAVALRPGGHLVFDYSSRKVLQEDWRNLEHEETRDGVRLHRTHRWDPVLARSRSVLSLYGAEGLLWRETHVQYVVDPFTMEELGRTAGLRTVRVRDIDGDGFTPGHTTHVYVLRKDERGVPDTGARA; encoded by the coding sequence ATGACCACCACCGCGTACGACCACTGGTCCGACACCTACGAACTGTTCGAGGGCGCCATGGCCAAGGACACCTGGCGCCTGGGCATCGGGGCCGAACTGACCAAGCTGGCCGCCCCCGGCCCCGTTCGCATCCTCGACCTCGGCGCCGGCACCGGCATGGGCAGCCGGGTACTGGCCGACCTGATACCGCAGGGCGAGGTCACCTCGCTGGACCGCTCGGCGGCCATGCTGGAGCACGGCGGCATCCCGCCCGAGCTGCGCATCGTCGGCGACATGGCTCGCTTCACCGCCGAGCCCGACTCCTTCGACTTCGTGGTCTCCGGGTTCGACGCCCTCAACTACCTGACCGCCGCCGACCTCGCCGAGTGCCTGGGCAACGCGGCCGTCGCCCTGCGCCCCGGTGGCCACCTGGTCTTCGACTACTCCTCCCGCAAAGTCCTCCAGGAGGACTGGCGGAACCTGGAGCACGAGGAGACCCGCGACGGCGTCCGGCTCCACCGCACCCACCGCTGGGATCCCGTACTGGCCCGCAGCCGCTCGGTGCTCTCCCTCTACGGAGCAGAGGGCCTGCTCTGGCGCGAGACCCATGTGCAGTACGTCGTCGACCCGTTCACCATGGAGGAGCTGGGCCGGACCGCCGGACTGCGCACCGTCCGGGTCCGCGACATCGACGGCGACGGCTTCACCCCCGGCCACACCACCCATGTCTACGTGCTGCGCAAGGACGAGCGGGGCGTCCCGGACACCGGGGCGCGGGCATGA
- a CDS encoding macrolide 2'-phosphotransferase, with amino-acid sequence MTAADPREILAAALESAASRGLSLRPGTAVLNDTGWDFRVVEVEDTEGSGWILRLPRRGHSADRIAVEAAVLAAVGPALPVAVPCWEHADRAFIAYRRLDGIPAGFEDPAGLRYEWHPAASDGRPGTGYVTSLAATLAALHRVPVEEAVDAGVPPREPGLVREDLARTLTEARTTVPLPERWYAHWRAWLDDDRHWAHQARLTHGDMHPGHTLIGPGSDAVTGILDWTNAAFDDPAADFVDQYLAGGHPLLDRLLSAYRRVGGTVQPGLRERVLLRASFRWAHVGLLGVRTGRPAFTAVARDRLAAPPSEVGRPAEPGDSGPHGTPALP; translated from the coding sequence ATGACGGCCGCCGACCCGCGCGAGATCCTCGCCGCCGCCCTGGAGTCGGCCGCCTCCCGCGGACTGTCGCTGCGCCCGGGGACAGCGGTCCTCAACGACACCGGCTGGGACTTCCGGGTGGTCGAGGTCGAGGACACCGAGGGCTCCGGCTGGATCCTGCGGCTGCCTCGCCGCGGCCACAGCGCCGACCGGATCGCCGTGGAGGCGGCCGTCCTCGCGGCGGTCGGGCCCGCGCTGCCGGTGGCCGTCCCCTGCTGGGAGCACGCCGACCGCGCGTTCATCGCGTACCGCAGGCTCGACGGCATCCCCGCCGGATTCGAGGACCCGGCAGGCCTGCGCTACGAGTGGCACCCCGCGGCGAGCGACGGCCGGCCCGGCACCGGGTACGTGACCTCGCTCGCGGCGACCCTCGCCGCCCTGCACCGGGTACCGGTGGAGGAAGCCGTGGACGCGGGCGTCCCACCGCGCGAACCGGGCCTGGTACGGGAGGATCTGGCCCGGACACTCACGGAGGCCCGCACGACGGTCCCGCTCCCCGAGCGCTGGTACGCACACTGGCGGGCCTGGCTGGACGACGACCGGCACTGGGCCCACCAGGCCCGGCTCACCCACGGCGACATGCACCCGGGACACACCCTCATCGGCCCCGGCTCCGATGCAGTGACCGGGATCCTGGACTGGACGAACGCCGCCTTCGACGATCCGGCGGCGGACTTCGTCGACCAGTACCTGGCAGGCGGCCACCCGTTGCTCGACCGGCTGCTGTCGGCGTACCGACGCGTCGGCGGCACTGTCCAGCCGGGCCTGCGCGAACGCGTACTGCTGCGGGCATCGTTCCGCTGGGCCCACGTGGGGCTACTGGGCGTACGGACGGGCCGTCCGGCGTTCACCGCCGTGGCCCGGGACCGGCTCGCCGCGCCGCCCTCCGAAGTCGGTCGCCCCGCCGAACCCGGCGATTCGGGCCCCCATGGCACCCCCGCCCTCCCTTGA
- a CDS encoding Gfo/Idh/MocA family protein, translated as MPPLRLAVVGCGAAARSCHLTALPNVPQIRLTALIDPDPEQARAALEWYTDQGGSAEDVLIARSVQECADAFDAAVVAVPHTAHAAVAGDLLARGKHVLLEKPMATSAADAEALAAAAAAAPGTRLLMAHPRRLFPANDWVRRLIRDGDLGTVTRVRWTEGHPYSWEPVSWSMFDRGLAGGGVLTDTASHVFDILLWWLGPDVEVVDYVDDNLGGVEADAVATLRIGGVETVLELSRVRALGISCVVTGTAAEVSVGTDFPAGECTLITTSGEELHRGDVSAVPPAQDEWDDLFVEQLRNFAEVCSGADVAPHATAEDGLRVARLIEQCYTGPARRPLAQPWLTGTTSRSAV; from the coding sequence ATGCCACCGCTGCGACTGGCCGTCGTCGGCTGCGGAGCCGCCGCCCGGTCCTGCCACCTGACCGCGCTGCCGAACGTCCCGCAGATCCGGCTCACCGCCCTGATCGACCCGGACCCCGAGCAAGCCCGTGCCGCCCTCGAGTGGTACACGGACCAGGGCGGCAGCGCCGAGGACGTGCTGATCGCCCGTTCGGTGCAGGAGTGCGCCGACGCCTTCGACGCCGCCGTGGTCGCCGTACCGCACACCGCGCACGCCGCGGTCGCCGGCGACCTGCTCGCCCGTGGCAAGCACGTGCTGCTGGAGAAGCCGATGGCGACCTCCGCCGCGGACGCCGAGGCCCTCGCCGCCGCCGCGGCCGCCGCCCCGGGCACCCGCCTGCTGATGGCCCACCCCCGGCGGCTGTTCCCCGCCAACGACTGGGTGCGCAGGCTCATCCGGGACGGCGACCTGGGCACCGTCACCCGGGTCCGCTGGACCGAGGGTCACCCCTACAGCTGGGAGCCCGTCTCCTGGTCGATGTTCGACCGCGGTCTCGCGGGCGGCGGCGTCCTCACCGACACGGCCTCCCACGTCTTCGACATCCTGTTGTGGTGGCTCGGCCCGGACGTCGAGGTGGTCGACTACGTCGACGACAACCTCGGCGGGGTGGAGGCCGACGCCGTCGCCACCCTGCGCATCGGGGGAGTGGAGACCGTGCTGGAGCTCAGCCGGGTCCGCGCCCTCGGCATCAGCTGTGTCGTGACCGGCACCGCCGCCGAGGTGAGTGTCGGCACCGACTTCCCGGCCGGCGAGTGCACCCTGATCACCACCTCCGGCGAGGAACTGCACCGCGGCGACGTGAGCGCCGTGCCGCCCGCCCAGGACGAGTGGGACGACCTCTTCGTCGAGCAGTTGCGCAACTTCGCCGAGGTGTGCTCCGGCGCGGACGTGGCGCCGCACGCCACCGCTGAGGACGGCCTGCGGGTCGCCCGGCTGATCGAGCAGTGTTACACGGGGCCCGCGCGACGTCCGCTGGCCCAGCCCTGGCTGACCGGAACGACTTCGAGGAGCGCGGTATGA
- a CDS encoding NAD(P)-dependent oxidoreductase, with translation MNDFAGRRVAVTGASGFIGGRVVERLVLDTGAEVRALVRGYGRAARLSVLPQERLTFHVVDLDAPQSLRKALHGCDLVVHCAFGSQGEVEDRWRTTVEGTANLLAAAKLAGVERLVHLSTVDVYDTSGLTRFDESAPPLGEDADDREYEQQKAAAERLVLAAHGDGPETVVLQPGVVYGPWGGQWTTAQLDRPAEEFEELPMTGAGGACNAVYVDDVVDAVLAALAEPGVAGREFLVGGPDEPGWGEFFDRLRGIRGLPAPAGTPAGGAVPDWEQALYASPARMDAALAARLLTVPLTTLDEGMKRTAEWARWAGYGARDGVGR, from the coding sequence ATGAACGACTTCGCGGGCAGGCGCGTCGCGGTCACCGGCGCCAGCGGATTCATCGGCGGACGCGTGGTGGAGCGGCTGGTGCTGGACACCGGGGCCGAGGTCCGGGCCCTGGTGCGCGGCTATGGCCGGGCCGCCCGGCTCTCCGTGCTGCCGCAGGAGCGGCTCACCTTCCACGTCGTCGACCTGGACGCCCCACAGAGCCTGCGCAAGGCCCTGCACGGTTGTGACCTGGTCGTGCACTGCGCGTTCGGGTCGCAGGGCGAGGTCGAGGACCGCTGGCGCACCACCGTCGAGGGGACCGCGAACCTGCTCGCCGCGGCCAAACTCGCGGGCGTGGAGCGGCTGGTGCACCTCAGCACCGTCGATGTGTACGACACCTCCGGCCTGACGCGCTTCGACGAGTCCGCTCCGCCGCTCGGTGAGGACGCCGACGACCGCGAGTACGAGCAGCAGAAGGCCGCCGCCGAACGGCTGGTGCTCGCCGCGCACGGCGACGGACCCGAGACCGTCGTCCTCCAGCCCGGCGTGGTCTACGGCCCCTGGGGCGGACAGTGGACCACCGCCCAACTGGACCGCCCGGCCGAAGAGTTCGAAGAGCTGCCGATGACCGGTGCGGGCGGCGCCTGCAACGCGGTGTACGTGGACGACGTCGTGGACGCCGTGCTGGCCGCGCTCGCCGAACCCGGCGTAGCGGGGCGCGAGTTCCTCGTGGGCGGGCCCGACGAGCCCGGTTGGGGCGAGTTCTTCGACCGGCTGCGCGGCATCCGCGGTCTGCCCGCGCCGGCCGGCACCCCCGCCGGCGGCGCCGTGCCGGACTGGGAGCAGGCGCTCTACGCCAGCCCCGCCCGCATGGACGCCGCGCTCGCCGCGCGCCTCCTGACCGTGCCCCTGACCACCCTGGACGAGGGCATGAAGCGCACCGCGGAGTGGGCGCGCTGGGCCGGGTACGGGGCACGGGACGGAGTCGGCCGGTGA
- a CDS encoding class I SAM-dependent methyltransferase, which yields MSKKLPHLISHYRAGSGSLLDLGCGTGTLLIALAGSFGRLTGVDQSADMLRHADTAARKAGVAVDLIRGDLRDYRGDRRHSVVTCTYNTVNYLVGAGDLELAARTLRAATEDGGLAVLDAHPAWFVERAWAGKVFVEQNTEDILEVWENPYDAATGRVDTTVTVVRRTPEGGWRRVHETHPQRGHDPEAVTGALLAAGFTSVDTYAGLDREPLREDTRRVWYVAR from the coding sequence GTGTCGAAAAAGCTCCCCCACCTCATCTCCCATTACCGTGCGGGCAGCGGGTCGCTGCTCGACCTGGGCTGCGGTACGGGAACGCTGCTGATCGCGCTGGCCGGCTCCTTCGGCCGGCTGACCGGCGTCGACCAGTCGGCCGACATGCTGCGGCACGCCGACACGGCCGCCCGTAAGGCCGGAGTGGCCGTCGACCTGATCCGCGGTGACTTGCGCGACTACCGCGGTGACCGGCGCCACTCCGTGGTCACCTGCACCTACAACACCGTCAACTACCTGGTCGGGGCGGGCGACCTGGAGCTCGCCGCCCGCACACTGCGGGCCGCCACCGAGGACGGCGGCCTCGCCGTGCTCGACGCGCACCCCGCCTGGTTCGTCGAACGGGCCTGGGCCGGGAAGGTGTTCGTGGAGCAGAACACCGAGGACATCCTGGAGGTCTGGGAGAATCCTTACGACGCCGCGACCGGCCGCGTGGACACCACGGTCACCGTCGTGCGCCGGACTCCCGAGGGCGGCTGGCGCCGCGTCCACGAGACCCATCCGCAGCGCGGCCACGACCCGGAAGCGGTCACCGGTGCCCTGCTCGCGGCCGGCTTCACCAGCGTGGACACGTACGCCGGGCTCGACCGTGAGCCGCTGCGCGAGGACACCCGGCGCGTCTGGTACGTGGCCAGGTGA
- a CDS encoding GNAT family N-acetyltransferase, with the protein MADLSALTVTSLDRAPELESAVDRLITGNMPPFMSWESPGNWRWHRLYDTYSAHQVCVLDEAGRLVAAANGLPVPWDGTVDGLPGGADDVLVSAFDGPAARPDVLCMLSVSVCAGLRGSGLAEQLLTRARDEARAAGLRGVVIPVRPTRKARYPLVPMADYARWRRPDGTPFDPWLATHAALGAELLAPCDRSLVISQPAARWEEVAGHPLPGPARHLVPGALAPLEVSADGDGVYAEPNFWVFHPAT; encoded by the coding sequence ATGGCGGACCTGTCGGCCCTCACCGTCACCAGTCTTGATCGGGCACCGGAGCTGGAGTCGGCCGTCGATCGGCTGATCACCGGGAACATGCCCCCGTTCATGAGCTGGGAGTCGCCCGGCAACTGGCGCTGGCACCGGCTCTACGACACCTACTCCGCGCACCAGGTCTGCGTCCTGGACGAGGCGGGCCGGCTGGTGGCCGCCGCCAACGGCCTGCCGGTCCCCTGGGACGGCACGGTCGACGGGCTCCCCGGGGGCGCCGACGACGTGCTGGTCTCCGCGTTCGACGGACCCGCCGCCCGCCCGGACGTGCTGTGCATGCTCTCGGTGAGCGTCTGCGCCGGGCTGCGCGGCAGCGGTCTCGCCGAGCAGCTGCTGACCCGGGCCAGGGACGAGGCGCGGGCCGCGGGTCTGCGCGGCGTCGTCATCCCGGTCCGCCCCACCCGCAAGGCCCGCTACCCGCTCGTCCCCATGGCCGACTACGCCCGCTGGCGGCGGCCGGACGGCACACCGTTCGACCCCTGGCTGGCCACCCACGCCGCACTGGGTGCCGAACTGCTCGCCCCCTGCGACCGCTCGCTGGTGATCAGCCAGCCCGCCGCCCGCTGGGAGGAGGTGGCCGGCCACCCGCTGCCCGGCCCGGCCCGTCACCTCGTACCGGGTGCCCTCGCCCCGCTGGAGGTCTCCGCGGACGGCGACGGCGTCTACGCGGAGCCCAACTTCTGGGTGTTCCACCCGGCCACCTGA
- a CDS encoding ATP-grasp domain-containing protein, translating into MGTRIVVVTDRITTRVEGNADICLEADPDDFSGVLSAIRAERPGRISGVLTLGYDNPPVVARLAAELGCPGVPVEVADLCTLKDRRIAALERAGLPVPRFAVAATADAALAALDRIGLPAVVKPSDRTGSLGVAKLDDRGTAREPVERALALSPTGRVVVEEYLTGTEHTVAGFAVEGRLRVTGFADREYGEKERFFPHFFEGGDTLPSVLDEAQRAEVVRTVQQGVDALGLSTAAVNTDILRTPDGRVYLLEITCRLTGARIATEIMPLATGVDPLPNAVRLALGRPLAEEELRPTRDRAVVQRYLPADGGTVEWVGDLTELARTPGVHDVFWGLDLAPGTVLPPYRGGDEVLAGAITSGPDTAAAEALATRVLSRLPLRLTDRSAALAP; encoded by the coding sequence ATGGGAACGCGCATCGTCGTCGTCACGGATCGGATCACCACGCGCGTCGAGGGAAACGCTGATATATGTCTGGAGGCCGACCCCGACGATTTCTCCGGTGTTCTGTCGGCGATTCGCGCGGAGCGGCCGGGAAGAATATCCGGCGTCCTGACCCTCGGATACGACAATCCACCGGTGGTGGCCCGGCTGGCCGCCGAACTGGGATGCCCCGGCGTGCCCGTCGAGGTGGCGGACCTGTGCACCTTGAAGGACCGCCGGATCGCCGCCCTGGAACGGGCCGGACTGCCCGTGCCCCGGTTCGCCGTCGCCGCCACCGCCGACGCGGCCCTCGCCGCGCTGGACAGGATCGGACTGCCCGCCGTCGTCAAACCCAGCGACCGCACCGGTTCCCTCGGCGTCGCCAAGCTGGACGACCGCGGCACCGCACGGGAACCCGTCGAGCGGGCCCTCGCCCTGAGCCCGACCGGACGGGTCGTCGTGGAGGAGTACCTGACCGGCACCGAGCACACCGTGGCCGGGTTCGCCGTCGAGGGCCGGCTGCGGGTCACCGGGTTCGCCGACCGCGAGTACGGCGAGAAGGAGCGCTTCTTCCCGCACTTCTTCGAGGGCGGCGACACCCTGCCCTCCGTCCTGGACGAGGCGCAGCGCGCCGAGGTGGTGCGCACGGTCCAACAGGGCGTCGACGCGCTCGGGCTGAGCACCGCCGCCGTCAACACCGACATCCTGCGCACCCCCGACGGGCGGGTCTACCTGCTGGAGATCACCTGCAGGCTGACCGGCGCCCGCATCGCCACCGAGATCATGCCGCTCGCCACCGGCGTCGACCCGCTGCCCAACGCCGTCCGCCTCGCCCTGGGCCGCCCGCTCGCCGAGGAGGAACTGCGCCCCACCCGCGACCGGGCGGTGGTCCAGCGTTATCTGCCCGCCGACGGCGGCACCGTGGAATGGGTCGGTGACCTGACCGAACTCGCCCGCACCCCAGGCGTCCACGACGTCTTCTGGGGCCTGGACCTCGCCCCCGGCACCGTGCTGCCGCCCTACCGCGGCGGCGACGAGGTGCTGGCCGGGGCGATCACCAGCGGCCCGGACACCGCCGCCGCCGAAGCCCTCGCCACCCGGGTGCTGTCCCGCCTCCCTCTGCGCCTCACCGACCGGTCCGCCGCCCTCGCACCCTGA